In Chloroflexota bacterium, one DNA window encodes the following:
- a CDS encoding glycosyltransferase family 4 protein — protein MKILLATPIFPPEIGGPATYSYEVSRRLVEKGHDVRIVTFTDAKPKVENVEVIPVRLNYGFLGTLRRQLRLFFTLLRAARGMDLLYAQGAVVVGFCSLIVGKLLKKPVVVKFVGDVAWEQAVNTGKTNKLLEEFLIQPDGGLYIKLIMRIQRFVFHQAARVITPSYYLKNLLVEFYQVPSSKIEVVYNAVELVEVKAAKEKYGQPMAITIGRLVAWKGIDELITLVPALTEKYHNFKLLVVGDGPERDRLKQHRLETGVEPYVIFTGIVNHEQTLALLKRADVFILNSKYEGLPHTVIEAMACRCPVIATGLEGTREVIEDGRNGITIEPGNTQQLQEKLVFLLENEPLRQKMIAEAYETVVKKFTWGSTLGELEQILSLTAR, from the coding sequence ATGAAGATACTATTGGCCACGCCAATATTCCCCCCCGAAATAGGTGGTCCGGCAACTTATTCTTATGAAGTATCAAGGCGACTTGTGGAAAAAGGTCACGACGTGCGCATAGTGACCTTTACCGACGCAAAACCCAAAGTCGAAAATGTTGAAGTTATTCCGGTACGCTTGAATTACGGGTTTCTCGGCACCCTGAGAAGACAATTACGGCTGTTCTTCACCCTCCTGCGTGCTGCCAGGGGAATGGACCTGCTCTACGCACAGGGGGCAGTGGTGGTTGGCTTCTGCTCTCTCATTGTTGGAAAGCTGCTAAAGAAGCCGGTGGTAGTTAAATTCGTCGGCGATGTTGCCTGGGAACAGGCGGTTAATACTGGGAAAACAAACAAGTTACTGGAGGAATTTTTGATTCAACCAGATGGTGGGCTTTACATTAAGCTGATAATGCGGATACAGCGATTCGTCTTTCACCAGGCTGCCAGAGTAATTACCCCCTCATATTATCTGAAAAATCTATTGGTAGAGTTTTATCAGGTGCCAAGTTCAAAAATCGAGGTTGTATACAACGCGGTTGAATTGGTCGAAGTCAAAGCTGCCAAAGAGAAATATGGACAGCCGATGGCGATTACCATCGGCAGACTTGTGGCGTGGAAGGGAATCGATGAGTTGATAACATTAGTGCCCGCACTGACTGAGAAGTATCATAATTTCAAGCTGCTGGTCGTTGGGGATGGGCCAGAGCGTGATAGACTGAAACAGCACCGCCTCGAGACCGGAGTTGAGCCATATGTTATCTTTACTGGTATAGTGAACCACGAGCAGACACTCGCTCTATTGAAGCGTGCGGATGTATTTATCCTGAACTCTAAGTACGAAGGTTTGCCGCACACGGTCATTGAAGCAATGGCGTGCCGATGCCCGGTAATTGCCACCGGCCTTGAAGGTACGAGGGAGGTCATTGAAGACGGTCGAAATGGGATAACTATTGAACCGGGTAATACACAGCAGCTCCAGGAAAAGCTGGTTTTTCTCCTTGAAAATGAGCCGTTAAGGCAGAAAATGATAGCAGAAGCCTACGAAACGGTGGTGAAAAAATTCACCTGGGGAAGCACGTTGGGCGAGCTGGAGCAAATCTTAAGCCTGACCGCGAGATAA
- a CDS encoding glycosyltransferase family 4 protein, with product MHILMFSYDRTLVEGKQVGDTLLRHKCYADYLDKLDIVVPAPSRTRQAEIKVSEKLTIFPSHGPRVLSWLRAYLKARNICKQSKVDIIATQDALLGFLGVMLRKKFGCRLQINAFGLEIFNDWWLRQRWLNRGYAFIMRWTLHRADLIRTDATRNQKILIEKMRLKPEKVVVIPALPTQESIDQFRGAAGETVKSSLRGNRYDGIVLFVGALERVKNIPNLLRAAKLVLAACPRTLFAIIGNGPEKENLEKLCQELDISQSIRFLGIIPYDELPAYYAACDLVVLPSWSEGFARILMEASLAAKPIVATDVGGVTDIVIDGETGYIVPVNDSQQLAGRMKELLQDKQKATQMGDKGYKRAVSLFDFEANTKKLITAWETMIKPRGDKG from the coding sequence ATGCATATCCTCATGTTCAGTTACGACAGGACACTGGTTGAAGGGAAGCAGGTTGGTGATACCCTGCTTCGGCACAAGTGTTACGCTGATTATCTGGATAAGCTGGACATTGTGGTGCCGGCACCGTCCAGAACACGGCAGGCTGAGATAAAGGTGAGCGAAAAATTAACTATATTCCCGAGCCATGGTCCCAGAGTGCTTTCGTGGCTGAGGGCTTATTTGAAAGCGAGGAATATTTGTAAGCAAAGCAAGGTGGATATCATTGCGACTCAAGATGCGCTCCTTGGCTTTCTGGGCGTTATGCTGCGAAAAAAGTTCGGGTGTCGATTACAGATAAACGCCTTTGGTCTTGAAATATTCAATGATTGGTGGCTACGGCAAAGATGGCTCAATCGAGGATATGCTTTTATCATGCGCTGGACACTGCATCGCGCAGACCTGATAAGAACAGACGCAACGCGAAACCAGAAAATTCTGATTGAAAAGATGCGGCTAAAGCCAGAAAAAGTAGTCGTGATACCGGCGCTTCCCACTCAGGAAAGCATCGACCAATTCAGAGGCGCTGCTGGAGAGACAGTAAAGTCCAGCCTTAGAGGGAACAGGTATGATGGGATAGTGCTCTTTGTTGGAGCACTGGAGAGGGTTAAGAATATCCCGAACCTATTAAGGGCGGCCAAGCTGGTACTCGCTGCCTGCCCGCGGACTTTGTTTGCCATCATCGGCAACGGGCCGGAAAAAGAAAACCTCGAGAAGCTATGCCAGGAACTGGACATTTCACAAAGCATCCGGTTCCTGGGAATCATTCCGTATGACGAACTCCCAGCTTACTATGCAGCCTGTGACCTGGTAGTTCTGCCTTCGTGGAGCGAAGGGTTTGCCCGCATTCTGATGGAAGCCTCGTTGGCCGCTAAGCCAATCGTCGCCACCGATGTTGGCGGGGTGACTGATATCGTTATCGATGGCGAGACCGGGTATATCGTTCCCGTCAATGATTCCCAGCAATTAGCCGGGAGGATGAAGGAATTGCTGCAGGATAAACAAAAAGCTACTCAGATGGGAGATAAAGGATATAAGCGGGCGGTAAGCCTCTTTGATTTTGAGGCCAATACCAAAAAATTGATAACCGCCTGGGAAACAATGATTAAACCTCGCGGGGATAAAGGATAA